Genomic segment of Streptomyces zhihengii:
CTTCCCCGGCCGCCGGCCGTCCCGCCGCCGGGTTCGGGGGCGCCGTCGGCGGGGCGGCGCCCCCAGCCCCACCCCGCCCGGCACCGGCCGGGCAGCCCCGGTGGGTGTCAGCGCTCCGAGAGGGGGGCGGGGGCCTCCTGGACGCACCAGGAGTTGCCGTCGGGGTCCTGGAAGAACATGAACGAGTTCCACTCCTGCCCCGGGCCGTCCTCCCAGCCGGTCTCGCCGACGTGCTGGACCGCCGAGACCGGCACCCCGCGCGAGGCGAGCTCGGCATGGGCCGCGGCGATGTCCGTGACGCACATCTGGAGCGCGTGCAGGGAGCCGGGCGCCATCTCGGGCTGACCCGGGTTCCGCGGCATCCCGCTCATCAGGACGACGGAACAGCGTGAGCCCGGCGGGGTGAGCTGCACGATCCGCATGCCGGGGGCCACCTCCTGGTCGAGGTCGGCCTTGAAGCCGACGGCGTCGGCGTAGAAGGCCTTCGCGCGGTCCAGGTCGGAGACCGGGATCGTCACCACTTCGAGCGTCATGTCCACAGCGTCCTGCTCTCGGTCGGTCGTGCTCGGGTCGTGCTCGGATGGATCGTGCTCGGGTCGTGCGGCGGGTGCTCGGGCCGGACGGTGGCGCCCGGGGCCGTGCGTCCTCGTGGCGGTCTCGGACCGCCCCCGCTCCGGGTCAGAGCGGGAAGCGCCAGCGGGTCTGGCCGAAGGGAGCGCCCTTGGCGAAGCCGAAGGCCGTCCGTGGCGCCACCCGGAATACCAGGGCTTCGCCGCCGTCGCCGGTGAACACGCCGTCACCGACGCCGAACGTCCAGTCCGGCCCGTACTTCCTGACGTAGGCCGACGCCAGCGCCCGCAGCGCCGGGTCGTCGGTGACGCGCTCGGCCTCGCCCTCGACGACCAGGTCGCAGCCCTCGCCGAGCGCGTTGCCGCCCGTGGTGAGCACCACCGCCGGGTTGTCGCGCAGGTTCTTCGCCTTCCGCTCCGCCGGGCCGGTGCAGAAGTGCAGCGCGCCGTCCTGCCAGACGGCGATCAGCGGGGTGACATGGGGGCGGCCGTCGGGGCGGACGGTCGTCAGCCAGAAGACCTCGGCGGTCTCCAGCACGGCGAGCGCGTCGGACCAGGGTGTCGCGGACGCTTTCGGATCGCTGAAGCGCGTGTCCAGCCGGCCGCTCGGCTCGGCCGCGGATGTCGGGGGCGTCGGGGGCATGGGCGGTCCTCTCGTCTCGCGCGGCGTCGGCGCCGCTGAGATGGTGACCGCCCCGGCGCCCCGGACTCATCGCCGCCGGCCGCCCGGATATCCCGGACTCATCGCCGCCGACCGCCCGGCGGCCCCCGGGCCGACCGGTGCCGCCCCGGCCGGCCCCGCCCCGGCCGCGGTCAGCCCACCGGGGTCCAGGCTCCCGAGCCCCCCGGCTCCGACCAGTGGAGGCGGCCGTCCTGGCCCACCGCGCCGAGGCCCGTGCCGGTGCCCGAGGGGGCGCCGACGAAGAGGGGGCCGGCGGTGTGCCAGCGCGCCGTGCCGGTGGCGCGGCCCGCGGTGCCGACGCCCCCGCCCCCGCCCGCGGGCGGCAGCGACAGGCCGGGCGCGCCGGTGCCCGAGCGGGCGGCGAGCAGCGTGTTGCCGGGACCGGAGGCGCTGACGGGGCCGAAGCCCGCGGGGCCGCCGAGCTCCGTCACCGCCGAGGCCACCGGGCCGTCGAAGCGGGCCGTGCGGACCGCTCCGGAGGCGGGCTTGCGGAACCAGAGGCGTACGCCGTCCCCGTCCGGGGCCGCGCTCAGCGCGAGCGTCGTCGGCGGCAGGCCGGTCGCCGCGGGTCCGGTCAGCGGGGCGCCCGGCGCGGCCTGGGTCCAGGACCGGACCGTCCCGGGGCCGGCCGCGAAGACGTGCTGGCGGCCGGTCGCGTCCGTGGCCGCCACCGGGTCGCCGTGCAGATCCCGGCCGCCCCGGTCGCGCCAGCCGTCCCAGCCGCCGTCGGTGCGCTGGGCGCGGGAGCTCAGGGTGTAGCGGCTGGTGCGCAGGTACACGGTGATCCGGCCGGCCCGGTCGACGGCCGCCGCGGGCGCGCTGATGTCGGAGAGCCCGCTCGCGTCGTCCCGTTCGGGTGTGCCGAGCGACCGCCACGGGCCGAACGCCCCGTCCGGTGTGCGCTGGACGGCCGTGACCACGTCCCGGCGGTAGTCGCCGGGGCCCTCGCCCAGCGTCGTACGGGTCGCGAAGACCGCGATGCGGCCGTCCGGCAGCCGCACCGGGGTCACGCCGCTGTCGAGGCCCGTGCCGGGCAGCAGTCCGGGACCGCTCCACGCGCCGCCGGCGCCCGGCGCGCGGTGCCAGACCGCGAGCCGGGTGTCGAGCACGGAGAACGCCCACAGCCCGCCGTCGCGGCCCGGCTGCACCCAGGACGTCGACTCGCCGCGGGTGTAGCGGACCGAGTCCGTCCAGCCGTGGCCGCCGGGCCGCGCCGCCACCTTCCGGTCGCCGCAGCCCGAGGCGGACGCGCAGTAGTTCTCCTCGTCCATCCAGGCGTAGGTGTGCATGGTGCGCAGCTTCGCCGCGGCGCTCGCCGGGTCGAGGGTGCGCGGCAGCCCGCTGGTGAAGTAGCCGAGGTAGTTCTGCACGCTGAAGACGGGGCGGTCCGGCGTCCGCGCGTAGCGGGCGAGGGCCGCCTGGGCGAACCGGGCGCCGAAGAGGTGGTCCTGGTGGTCGGTGTACGGGCCGTCGCCGCCGACCCGGCCCGGGGTCGGGTCCTGCATCCGCACATGGGTGGGACGGAACCGCTCCAGCAGCCCGGCCACCGTGGCGACGACGTCCTCCTTGCGGTACGCGAAGCCGTGCCGCACCGGGGAGCCGGCGGCGAGCTGGGAGGGGAGGGCCGCGACCCGGCCGTCCCACAGGCCGTGCAGGCTGACCGGCCGGTCGCCGGTGACCGACCCCGCCTCCCGGAGCTGCACCCACACCAGGGCGATCCCGGGGCGGGCGGCGAGCCGGTCCAGCTCGGCCGTGCCGCCGCCGGCGGTGGGTATCGCGGTGCGCCGCCACGGGCTGGTGCGGTCGCCCGTCGCCATCTCGGCG
This window contains:
- a CDS encoding VOC family protein; translated protein: MDMTLEVVTIPVSDLDRAKAFYADAVGFKADLDQEVAPGMRIVQLTPPGSRCSVVLMSGMPRNPGQPEMAPGSLHALQMCVTDIAAAHAELASRGVPVSAVQHVGETGWEDGPGQEWNSFMFFQDPDGNSWCVQEAPAPLSER
- a CDS encoding pyridoxamine 5'-phosphate oxidase family protein — encoded protein: MPPTPPTSAAEPSGRLDTRFSDPKASATPWSDALAVLETAEVFWLTTVRPDGRPHVTPLIAVWQDGALHFCTGPAERKAKNLRDNPAVVLTTGGNALGEGCDLVVEGEAERVTDDPALRALASAYVRKYGPDWTFGVGDGVFTGDGGEALVFRVAPRTAFGFAKGAPFGQTRWRFPL
- a CDS encoding PIG-L family deacetylase gives rise to the protein MRTSGPRLRSALLSRRGPTAALLIAPVAVAGWFAGTAGGAAPAPRPAGDTAAAHSAPRPAARPAAPRETRGGTPVRAAHGPASVVQIVAHPDDDLFFMNPDTRQSLVSGSRLTSVYLTAGESDGVNAARTGPFSTAAAPAADKAAYAEARQNGIRAAYAEMATGDRTSPWRRTAIPTAGGGTAELDRLAARPGIALVWVQLREAGSVTGDRPVSLHGLWDGRVAALPSQLAAGSPVRHGFAYRKEDVVATVAGLLERFRPTHVRMQDPTPGRVGGDGPYTDHQDHLFGARFAQAALARYARTPDRPVFSVQNYLGYFTSGLPRTLDPASAAAKLRTMHTYAWMDEENYCASASGCGDRKVAARPGGHGWTDSVRYTRGESTSWVQPGRDGGLWAFSVLDTRLAVWHRAPGAGGAWSGPGLLPGTGLDSGVTPVRLPDGRIAVFATRTTLGEGPGDYRRDVVTAVQRTPDGAFGPWRSLGTPERDDASGLSDISAPAAAVDRAGRITVYLRTSRYTLSSRAQRTDGGWDGWRDRGGRDLHGDPVAATDATGRQHVFAAGPGTVRSWTQAAPGAPLTGPAATGLPPTTLALSAAPDGDGVRLWFRKPASGAVRTARFDGPVASAVTELGGPAGFGPVSASGPGNTLLAARSGTGAPGLSLPPAGGGGGVGTAGRATGTARWHTAGPLFVGAPSGTGTGLGAVGQDGRLHWSEPGGSGAWTPVG